One Synechococcus sp. Nb3U1 genomic window, CACCGATGAGATTAGCCCCGCGCAGGTTGGCCCCTTGCAACTGGGATCCCTGAAGTTGGGCATTTTCTAGGGTGGCCAGGCGCAGGTTGGATCCCTTTAGATCAGCCCTGCTCAAATCTGCACCCCTCAAGTAAGCTCGCTCCAAGTTGACTGCAGCCAGTTGGGCCTGTTTGAGCACCGCCCCGCTAAAGTCGATCCCAGACAGATCTGCCCCTTCCAGGTTGGCATTCGCCAGGTGAGTGTTGCTGAAGTCCCGCTCGCCGCTGCCGTAGCGTTGC contains:
- a CDS encoding pentapeptide repeat-containing protein; the protein is MAETVAELLQRYGSGERDFSNTHLANANLEGADLSGIDFSGAVLKQAQLAAVNLERAYLRGADLSRADLKGSNLRLATLENAQLQGSQLQGANLRGANLIGADLSGADLRGVDLAGANLTGANLKGATLTQCKLKLANLREAVYDQTTQLEEDVSAAELGMIRA